From Anopheles darlingi chromosome 2, idAnoDarlMG_H_01, whole genome shotgun sequence, the proteins below share one genomic window:
- the LOC125948773 gene encoding proteasome assembly chaperone 1, which translates to MSLNFGEIVEPSTRAFWDDYDEEEEGDAKPFEPLEWIVFSEQDANTTEETEIQKTLTAPFRLLIFEGQKVNSFVVTAILKGNKSPVLQLSSGTVCLFHVPAERLVVCVSEEIDPNLFGHITEKLEPWLVAAESVTTISLQPAVMYKGATERELEQVCFIKSLGDAVTDRSVGKLEAPNVLTGVAAGAVGYRKFHLKPAAAYGCYVDSVVIDSVSAEPILRLLKSIGLPCAERYELKFRNTSNLYM; encoded by the exons ATGAGCTTAAATTTTGGTGAAATCGTAGAACCATCCACTCGTGCCTTCTGGGACGActacgacgaggaagaggaaggcgaCGCAAAACCATTCGAACC TTTGGAGTGGATCGTTTTTAGCGAACAGGATGCAAACACTACGGAAGAGACGGAAATTCAGAAAACACTCACCGCACCCTTTCGTTTGCTCATCTTCGAGGGACAAAAAGTGAACAGCTTCGTTGTAACGGCTATTCTGAAGGGCAACAAAAGTCCGGTCCTGCAGCTTTCCTCAGGCACGGTGTGCCTGTTCCATGTCCCTGCCGAGCGGCTGGTGGTTTGCGTATCGGAAGAAATCGATCCCAATCTTTTCGGACACATTACCGAGAAGCTGGAACCGTGGCTAGTGGCAGCAGAAAGCGTTACTACGATTTCCCTTCAACCGGCCGTCATGTACAAGGGTGCCACCGAGCGCGAGCTGGAGCAAGTGTGCTTCATCAAGAGTTTGGGCGACGCCGTTACCGATAGATCGGTCGGTAAGCTGGAGGCACCGAATGTGCTGACCggtgtagcagcaggagcagttgGATATCGAAAGTTCCATCTCAAACCGGCAGCTGCTTACGGGTGCTATGTGGATTCGGTCGTTATCGATTCGGTGTCTGCGGAACCAATTCTCCGATTGTTGAAGTCGATTGGGCTACCGTGCGCCGAGCGATACGAGCTTAAATTTAGAAACACTTCCAACCTTTACATGTAA